Proteins from a single region of Scleropages formosus chromosome 22, fSclFor1.1, whole genome shotgun sequence:
- the LOC108918277 gene encoding taste receptor type 1 member 1-like: MSNNIWLRLGITVLCWDLVRGIDACNSSDFSSHGDYILGGLFGIHGTDSTIDTLHRLPEALQCSTLTFLPAGYQQLQVFRFTIEEINNSTDLLPGVILGYEIFDYCTDSLNFRAALDFLSSKGVVPFINIPRKVISVTGPFGSQKTLTVAPLFMANLMPMVNHGASSVELSNKYLYPSFFRTIPSDYYQVRAIVRILQYFNWNWIAFFGSDNAYSQDALTVFMDELKTANICLAFNGILSGDTSKYFDMFDKLNILNINVVVVFANIEFVIPFIEKAIEKRVRKVWIASETWSLNQDLMNADGIEALGVIIGMSIQGQGTLLGLDNFIINTMHQQNDTKCPSGSQVKKTCNQVCFECLKTNPEIITHQDPTFNFAIYSAVYAVAHALHKVLECGSSSCNNSRPFLPYVLTNALKGISFTLYNETMVFDESGNPPARYTIVYWDWNSRNFVKIGSYYTDPEVHFILNEELINWQGNKSAPVLRCSKDCDAGYRRVQTAFHSCCFDCEICIAGTYINSSADPYTCLPCKEDEWSQNASTSCNKCFLQYLYETELLSVGLMFSASFIIGTSVAIAVLFAYNYNTPVVRSAGGKMCFFLLSCLALSSTCVFFFIGRPEHIDCIMRNPAFAVFYSACLSCLAVRSFQIVCVFKMATNLPKAYEFWVKHNGQWLIIVLFVVVQLFLCTLWIAVDGPKPVQTKVQTQIMFDCTLGNSAIFYLIIIFLGLLSVACFSFAYMGTDLPENYNEGKSITFSLLIFYISWAVFLTVRLSSSEKTTAAVNAISILCSLYGILYGYFFPKSYIIIFKPENNTTAYFQTSIQSYTLHTSSM; encoded by the exons ATGTCAAACAACATATGGCTCAGATTAGGAATTACGGTTCTTTGTTGGGATCTCGTAAGAGGAATTGATGCATGTAACTCGTCAGATTTCAGTTCACATGGCGACTATATTCTGGGGGGTCTCTTTGGAATTCATGGAACTGACTCCACTATTGATACACTACACAGGTTACCGGAAGCGTTGCAGTGCAGTAC ACTAACATTTCTACCAGCAGGATACCAGCAACTCCAAGTGTTCAGGTTTACTATAGAAGAAATCAACAACTCCACTGACTTGCTGCCGGGCGTGATCCTTGGCTACGAGATCTTTGACTACTGCACAGATTCGCTTAACTTCAGGGCTGCATTGGACTTCCTGTCCTCAAAAGGAGTCGTTCCTTTCATAAACATCCCACGCAAAGTCATTTCTGTAACTGGTCCATTTGGAAGTCAAAAAACTTTAACCGTGGCACCACTCTTCATGGCTAACCTAATGCCTATG GTCAATCATGGAGCCTCCAGTGTTGAGCTGAGCAATAAATACTTATATCCTTCGTTTTTCCGAACCATTCCAAGCGATTACTACCAAGTGCGAGCAATTGTGCGCATCCTGCAGTATTTTAACTGGAACTGGATCGCATTTTTCGGAAGTGACAATGCTTACTCTCAGGATGCTCTTACTGTTTTCATGGACGAGCTCAAGACAGCAAACATTTGTTTGGCTTTTAATGGGATCCTCTCTGGTGACACCTCGAAATACTTCGACATGTTTGACAAGCTGAACATCCTGAACATCAATGTCGTGGTGGTGTTTGCTAACATTGAGTTTGTGATCCCATTTATTGAGAAAGCCATTGAAAAAAGAGTGCGGAAAGTATGGATTGCCAGTGAGACGTGGTCTTTAAATCAGGACTTGATGAATGCTGACGGAATAGAAGCTCTGGGTGTTATTATAGGCATGTCCATCCAAGGACAAGGAACTTTACTTGGGCTTGACAACTTTATCATCAATACGatgcatcagcaaaatgatACCAAATGCCCCAGTGGATCGCAGGTGAAGAAAACATGCAACCAAGTTTGCTTTGAGTGCCTCAAGACAAATCCAGAGATCATCACCCATCAGGACCCAACATTCAATTTTGCCatttactctgctgtgtatGCTGTAGCTCATGCCCTCCACAAGGTTCTTGAGTGCGGATCCAGTTCCTGCAACAACTCAAGACCGTTTTTACCTTATGTG CTTACTAATGCACTAAAAGGGATCAGCTTCACTTTATACAATGAAACGATGGTATTTGATGAGAGCGGTAACCCACCCGCTCGGTACACAATTGTGTACTGGGACTGGAATTCAAGAAACTTTGTGAAAATTGGTTCTTACTATACAGATCCCGAAGTCCATTTCATTCTTAATGAGGAACTTATTAATTGGCAGGGCAACAAATCG GCCCCGGTGCTGAGGTGTTCGAAGGATTGTGATGCTGGCTACAGGCGGGTCCAGACGGCCTTCCACAGCTGCTGTTTCGATTGCGAAATCTGCATTGCTGGAACTTACATCAACAGCTCAG CTGACCCTTATACCTGCCTGCCGTGCAAAGAGGACGAATGGTCTCAGAATGCGAGCACATCCTGCAACAAGTGCTTCTTACAGTACCTGTACGAAACAGAACTTTTGTCCGTCGGGCTCATGTTTTCTGCTTCCTTTATCATCGGTACTTCCGTAGCCATCGCGGTTCTCTTTGCTTACAACTACAATACTCCTGTAGTGAGGTCCGCTGGtggtaaaatgtgcttttttttactCAGCTGTTTGGCTCTGTCCTCCACCTGCGTGTTCTTTTTCATCGGTCGGCCGGAGCACATCGACTGCATCATGCGCAACCCTGcatttgcagtgttttataGCGCCTGTCTGTCTTGTCTTGCAGTGCGCTCCTTCCAGATTGTGTGCGTCTTCAAAATGGCAACGAACTTACCAAAGGCTTATGAGTTCTGGGTCAAGCACAACGGGCAGTGGCTCATCATTGTGTTATTTGTAGTCGTGCAGTTGTTCTTGTGTACGTTATGGATAGCCGTCGACGGACCTAAACCCGTCCAAACTAAAGTCCAAACCCAAATCATGTTTGACTGCACATTAGGAAACTCTGCTATTTTCTACctgattattatatttttaggTTTGCTCAGTGTCGCCTGCTTTTCTTTTGCCTACATGGGAACTGACCTGCCAGAAAACTACAACGAGGGAAAATCGATAACGTTTAGTTTGCTGATATTTTACATATCTTGGGCTGTCTTCCTGACTGTACGGCTGTCTTCCAGTGAGAAAACTACAGCCGCCGTGAATGCCATTTCAATCTTATGCAGCCTCTATGGCATTCTCTATGGCTATTTCTTTCCTAAGAGttacatcattatttttaagccagaaaacaacacaactgCGTACTTTCAAACATCAATCCAGAGTTACACACTTCATACCAGCAGCATGTGA
- the LOC108918318 gene encoding protein RER1 produces MSEGDSAGESIHGKPSVISSFFIRLGQIYQSWLDKSTPFSAVRWGVTLLLTVIYMIRVYFLQGWYIVTYALGIYHLNLFIAFLSPKVDPSLLEDSDEGPELPTKQNEEFRPFIRRLPEFKFWHSATKGIVIAMMMTFFEAFNVPVFWPILVMYFIMLFCITMKRQIKHMIKYRYIPFTHGKRTYRGKEDTGKTFAS; encoded by the exons ATGTCAGAAGGTGACAGTGCAGGAGAGTCAATCCATGGGAAACCATCAGTGATCAGCAGCTTCTTCATACGGCTTGGGCAG ATTTATCAGTCCTGGCTGGACAAGTCAACACCCTTCTCAGCTGTGCGATGGGGAGTTACTCTTCTTTTAACTGTCATCTACATGATTAGAGTGTATTTCCTACAG GGATGGTATATAGTCACCTACGCTCTTGGGATCTACCATCTCAACCTGTTCATTGCATTTCTATCACCAAAAGTGGATCCATCACTACTGGAAGATTCAG ACGAAGGACCTGAATTACCTACAAAGCAGAATGAGGAATTCCGCCCTTTCATCAGGAGACTGCCAGAATTTAAATTTTG GCATTCTGCAACAAAGGGCATTGTCATTGCCATGATGATGACATTCTTTGAAGCCTTCAATGTGCCAGTTTTCTGGCCGATACTTGTTATGTACTTCATCATGTTGTTCTGCATTACCATGAAGAGGCAGATAAAG catatGATCAAGTACAGATATATACCCTTCACCCATGGGAAGAGGACCTACAGAGGCAAAgaagacacaggaaaaacatttGCTAGTTAA
- the LOC108918549 gene encoding TAR DNA-binding protein 43-like isoform X2 — protein sequence MAELYIRVAEDENEEPMEIPSEDDGTVLLSTVAAQFPGACGLRYRSPVSQCMRGVRLVEGVLHAPENGWGNLVYIVNYPKDNKRKMDEIDASSAVKIKRGDQKTSDLIVLGLPWKTSEQDLKDYFSTFGEVIMVQVKRDVKTGNSKGFGFVRFTDYEAQVKVMSQRHMIDGRWCDCKLPNSKQGPDEPMRSRKVFVGRCTEDMTAEELRQFFMQYGEVTDVFIPKPFRAFAFVTFADDQVAQSLCGEDLIIKGVSVHISNAEPKHNNSRQMMDRGGRFGNGGFGVHHLFSNFPGRSPSLAAMFERSQYQFPSSHV from the exons ATGGCAGAGCTGTACATTCGCGTGGCCGAGGACGAGAACGAGGAGCCCATGGAGATCCCCTCGGAGGACGACGGCACGGTGCTGCTTTCCACGGTGGCGGCCCAGTTTCCCGGGGCGTGCGGCCTGCGCTACCGCAGCCCCGTGTCCCAGTGCATGCGGGGCGTCCGCCTCGTGGAGGGCGTGCTGCACGCGCCCGAGAACGGCTGGGGCAACCTGGTCTACATCGTGAACTATCCCAAAG ATAACAAGAGGAAAATGGACGAGATCGACGCTTCTTCGGCGGTCAAGATAAAGAGGGGCGATCAGAAGACATCAGACCTGATCGTCCTGGGTTTGCCCTGGAAAACTTCCGAGCAAGATCTGAAGGACTACTTCAGCACTTTTGGGGAAGTTATTATGGTGCAG GTCAAACGAGATGTGAAAACTggaaattctaaagggttcggCTTTGTAAGGTTCACTGATTATGAGGCACAAGTGAAAGTGATGTCACAGCGGCACATGATTGATGGAAGATGGTGTGACTGTAAACTTCCTAACTCTAAG CAAGGCCCCGATGAGCCCATGAGGAGCAGAAAAGTGTTTGTGGGCCGCTGTACTGAAGACATGACTGCTGAAGAGCTCCGCCAGTTCTTCATGCAGTATGGCGAAGTCACAGATGTCTTCATACCCAAGCCATTCCGGGCCTTTGCATTTGTCACCTTTGCCGATGATCAG GTTGCCCAGTCTCTCTGTGGCGAGGACCTGATCATTAAGGGCGTCAGCGTACACATCTCCAATGCAGAGCCTAAGCATAACAATAGTAGGCAAATGATGGACCGCGGGGGCCGGTTTGGGAACGGAGGGTTTGGAG TTCACCACCTCTTTTCCAATTTCCCGGGAAGAAGCCCCTCATTGGCAGCAATGTTCGAGCGGTCTCAGTATCAGTTCCCCTCTTCCCATGTGTAA
- the LOC108918549 gene encoding TAR DNA-binding protein 43-like isoform X1 codes for MAELYIRVAEDENEEPMEIPSEDDGTVLLSTVAAQFPGACGLRYRSPVSQCMRGVRLVEGVLHAPENGWGNLVYIVNYPKDNKRKMDEIDASSAVKIKRGDQKTSDLIVLGLPWKTSEQDLKDYFSTFGEVIMVQVKRDVKTGNSKGFGFVRFTDYEAQVKVMSQRHMIDGRWCDCKLPNSKQGPDEPMRSRKVFVGRCTEDMTAEELRQFFMQYGEVTDVFIPKPFRAFAFVTFADDQVAQSLCGEDLIIKGVSVHISNAEPKHNNSRQMMDRGGRFGNGGFGGQGFGNNRGGLGNSTNNMGSSVNFGAFSLNPAMMAAAQAALQSSWGMMGMLAGQQGQSAASGSTPAGQTSTTREQSQSFSSGSNSYGTSSASLGWGTGSNSGSSSSGFNSSFGSSMESKSSGWGM; via the exons ATGGCAGAGCTGTACATTCGCGTGGCCGAGGACGAGAACGAGGAGCCCATGGAGATCCCCTCGGAGGACGACGGCACGGTGCTGCTTTCCACGGTGGCGGCCCAGTTTCCCGGGGCGTGCGGCCTGCGCTACCGCAGCCCCGTGTCCCAGTGCATGCGGGGCGTCCGCCTCGTGGAGGGCGTGCTGCACGCGCCCGAGAACGGCTGGGGCAACCTGGTCTACATCGTGAACTATCCCAAAG ATAACAAGAGGAAAATGGACGAGATCGACGCTTCTTCGGCGGTCAAGATAAAGAGGGGCGATCAGAAGACATCAGACCTGATCGTCCTGGGTTTGCCCTGGAAAACTTCCGAGCAAGATCTGAAGGACTACTTCAGCACTTTTGGGGAAGTTATTATGGTGCAG GTCAAACGAGATGTGAAAACTggaaattctaaagggttcggCTTTGTAAGGTTCACTGATTATGAGGCACAAGTGAAAGTGATGTCACAGCGGCACATGATTGATGGAAGATGGTGTGACTGTAAACTTCCTAACTCTAAG CAAGGCCCCGATGAGCCCATGAGGAGCAGAAAAGTGTTTGTGGGCCGCTGTACTGAAGACATGACTGCTGAAGAGCTCCGCCAGTTCTTCATGCAGTATGGCGAAGTCACAGATGTCTTCATACCCAAGCCATTCCGGGCCTTTGCATTTGTCACCTTTGCCGATGATCAG GTTGCCCAGTCTCTCTGTGGCGAGGACCTGATCATTAAGGGCGTCAGCGTACACATCTCCAATGCAGAGCCTAAGCATAACAATAGTAGGCAAATGATGGACCGCGGGGGCCGGTTTGGGAACGGAGGGTTTGGAGGTCAGGGCTTTGGCAACAATCGTGGTGGGCTTGGGAATAGTACTAACAACATGGGTAGTAGTGTAAATTTTGGTGCTTTTAGTTTAAACCCAGCTATGATGGCTGCTGCGCAGGCTGCCCTGCAAAGCAGCTGGGGCATGATGGGTATGCTGGCCGGTCAGCAGGGCCAGTCGGCCGCCTCTGGCAGTACTCCTGCTGGGCAAACTAGCACGACTCGGGAGCAGAGCCAGTCCTTCAGCTCGGGCAGCAACAGTTATGGCACAAGCTCCGCTAGCCTGGGCTGGGGGACTGGCTCTAATTCCGGCAGCAGCAGTAGTGGTTTCAACTCCAGCTTTGGCTCCAGTATGGAGTCAAAGTCATCAGGCTGGGGAATGTAG
- the cenps gene encoding centromere protein S has translation MDEDFSLHQRLKAALHFTVGRLCEDIGGDGGKRFNKEVLAAIAETTYRQCDIFAKDLEAFARHAKRTTVNSEDVKLVARRSTALYNHITRRSEELASTNQEQKERRKKNTGKRKSEDGQTGAGTAGNEDCDMT, from the exons ATGGACGAAGACTTCTCACTTCACCAG AGACTGAAAGCTGCGCTGCACTTCACAGTCGGCCGCCTGTGCGAGGATATTGGAGGAGACGGTGGGAAGAGGTTCAACAAGGAGGTGCTGGCGGCCATTGCGGAGACCACCTACAGGCAGTGCG ACATTTTTGCAAAAGATCTGGAGGCCTTTGCAAG GCATGCAAAAAGGACCACGGTGAATTCGGAGGATGTCAAGCTGGTGGCTCGGAGAAGTACGGCACTG TACAACCACATTACGAGGAGGAGCGAGGAGCTTGCATCAACAAACCAAGAGCAAAAGGAACGGAGGAAGAAGAACACAGGAAAAAGGAAGAGTGAGGATGGCCAGACTGGGGCTGGAACTGCAGGCAATGAGGATTGTGACATGACCTAA